In a single window of the Thermus amyloliquefaciens genome:
- the mce gene encoding methylmalonyl-CoA epimerase, with amino-acid sequence MRLHHVGIAVEDLEAAKARYRLLGFAPVAEGEVAAQGVRVAMLRGAGETLLELLAPLGPDTPVGRFLEKRGPGLHHLAFATPRIQEELARLKAEGARLIDEVPRPGFGGHRVAFLHPSFGLGVLWELVEE; translated from the coding sequence ATGCGGCTACACCATGTGGGCATCGCGGTGGAGGACCTCGAGGCGGCCAAGGCCCGTTACCGCCTCCTGGGCTTTGCCCCGGTGGCCGAGGGGGAGGTGGCGGCCCAAGGGGTGCGGGTGGCCATGCTGCGGGGGGCCGGGGAGACCCTATTGGAGCTTCTGGCCCCCCTGGGCCCCGACACCCCCGTGGGGCGGTTTCTGGAGAAGCGGGGTCCCGGCCTCCACCACCTGGCCTTCGCCACGCCCCGGATCCAGGAGGAGCTTGCCCGGCTTAAGGCGGAAGGGGCTAGGCTCATAGACGAGGTCCCCAGGCCCGGTTTTGGCGGCCATAGGGTGGCCTTCCTCCACCCCAGCTTTGGCCTGGGGGTGCTTTGGGAGCTGGTGGAGGAGTAG
- a CDS encoding SDR family NAD(P)-dependent oxidoreductase, which yields MLQGKAFLVTGAGGALARAVIPALHRAGARLFLSDPREERMAERARTYGAKTFVADLTRLEEALALARFVEGQAPLYGVVHTVGGFAAGRFLDSDPGLYDWMLDLNLRTAFNLLQAVLPYMERRGEGFFAAIAAGPAWTGAGPGRALYAMAKAALATLLRSLQGEVEGVRFLILYPMGTLDTEANRKAMPEADPSRWISPEILAEAILLGASAKGGRLLELPIYPPA from the coding sequence ATGCTCCAAGGCAAAGCCTTTTTGGTCACGGGGGCGGGAGGCGCCTTGGCCCGGGCGGTGATCCCCGCCTTGCACCGGGCAGGGGCCAGGCTCTTCCTCTCCGACCCCAGGGAGGAAAGGATGGCGGAGCGGGCCAGGACCTACGGGGCGAAGACCTTTGTCGCCGACCTCACCCGCCTGGAGGAGGCCCTGGCCCTGGCCCGCTTCGTGGAGGGGCAAGCTCCCCTTTACGGGGTGGTGCACACCGTGGGGGGCTTCGCCGCCGGGCGCTTTCTGGACTCGGACCCCGGGCTTTACGACTGGATGCTGGACCTGAACCTGCGCACCGCCTTCAACCTGCTCCAGGCGGTCCTGCCCTACATGGAAAGGCGGGGGGAGGGTTTCTTCGCCGCCATCGCCGCCGGGCCCGCCTGGACGGGGGCCGGGCCGGGAAGGGCCCTTTACGCCATGGCCAAGGCCGCCCTGGCCACCCTCCTGCGGTCCCTCCAGGGGGAGGTGGAGGGGGTGCGGTTCCTCATCCTCTACCCCATGGGCACCCTGGACACCGAGGCCAACCGCAAGGCCATGCCCGAGGCCGATCCCAGCCGCTGGATCTCCCCGGAAATCCTGGCCGAGGCCATCCTCCTGGGGGCCTCCGCTAAGGGCGGCCGGCTTCTGGAACTTCCCATCTACCCCCCAGCCTAG
- a CDS encoding 4Fe-4S dicluster domain-containing protein codes for MGFLDNLLNAFLKATDPRPRYTEARCLLYKNSVGGCDRCYQVCPKGAVQLESFRVELDEVLCTGCGLCTGVCPGIALEYPLGGMQEALIRGKGQIRCSKAEGKGEEVLCLGRLTPGLLAEAGSRFGKLILARGECATCKIGGPSVPEHLQRMVAEAQRYHPVEVEVIQGELPGEKVGRRELFQALLGSAKRTAADLVPEPPLAAEPEEKGLPAELRLRRLAAGRAPGVRWPRIRVEEGCTLCPVCTNVCPTEAVYRVREGEEYVLRLKVEACTGCGACVESCPPQVIRLEEASKEEVTEELELYRGKPPWYDL; via the coding sequence ATGGGTTTCTTGGATAACCTGCTGAACGCCTTCCTCAAGGCCACCGACCCCAGGCCCCGCTACACCGAGGCTCGCTGCCTCCTCTACAAGAACAGCGTGGGGGGGTGCGACCGGTGCTACCAGGTCTGTCCCAAGGGGGCGGTGCAGCTGGAAAGCTTCCGGGTGGAGCTGGACGAGGTCCTGTGCACGGGGTGTGGCTTGTGCACGGGGGTCTGCCCCGGCATCGCCCTGGAGTACCCCTTGGGGGGGATGCAGGAGGCCCTGATCCGGGGCAAGGGGCAGATCCGTTGCTCCAAGGCGGAGGGCAAGGGGGAGGAGGTGCTTTGCCTCGGCCGCCTCACCCCCGGGCTTCTGGCCGAGGCGGGAAGCCGTTTTGGCAAGCTCATCCTGGCCCGGGGGGAGTGCGCCACCTGTAAGATCGGGGGCCCCTCGGTGCCCGAGCACCTCCAGCGCATGGTGGCGGAGGCCCAGCGCTACCATCCCGTGGAGGTGGAGGTGATCCAAGGGGAGCTTCCCGGGGAGAAGGTGGGCCGGAGGGAGCTCTTCCAGGCCCTTCTGGGAAGCGCCAAGCGCACCGCCGCCGACCTGGTGCCCGAACCTCCCCTAGCCGCGGAACCGGAGGAAAAGGGTTTGCCGGCGGAGCTTCGCCTGCGCCGGCTTGCGGCCGGGCGGGCACCTGGGGTGCGCTGGCCCAGGATCCGGGTGGAGGAGGGCTGTACCCTTTGCCCGGTGTGCACCAACGTCTGCCCCACGGAGGCGGTCTACCGGGTGCGGGAGGGGGAGGAGTACGTGCTGCGCCTGAAGGTGGAGGCCTGCACCGGGTGCGGGGCCTGCGTGGAGAGCTGCCCGCCCCAGGTGATCCGCCTCGAGGAGGCCTCCAAGGAAGAGGTAACCGAGGAGCTGGAACTTTACCGGGGTAAGCCCCCCTGGTACGACCTGTAA
- a CDS encoding VanZ family protein has protein sequence MALLFWLSHQPATGVGLPHPWDKAAHFLAYALLGLLLRLGLGVFRPAFFVAALYGLADEWHQSFVPGREAFGWDLLADALGAWVGARLGGRWEVPEAGRP, from the coding sequence ATGGCCCTCCTCTTTTGGCTTTCCCACCAGCCCGCCACCGGGGTGGGCCTACCCCACCCCTGGGACAAGGCCGCCCACTTCCTGGCCTACGCCCTCCTGGGGCTGCTCCTGCGCTTGGGCCTTGGGGTTTTCCGCCCCGCCTTCTTTGTGGCCGCCCTCTACGGCCTGGCGGACGAGTGGCACCAAAGCTTCGTTCCCGGACGGGAGGCCTTCGGCTGGGACCTCCTGGCCGATGCCCTGGGGGCCTGGGTGGGGGCTAGGCTGGGGGGTAGATGGGAAGTTCCAGAAGCCGGCCGCCCTTAG
- a CDS encoding TatA/E family twin arginine-targeting protein translocase has protein sequence MNLGMPEILVILVVALLIFGPKKLPELGRSLGQSIREFKRGAQEIREELEKTVEVREDKGPEGARLARSEFGAVSEASPSRTPEVSEAQEERKA, from the coding sequence ATGAACCTGGGCATGCCGGAAATCCTGGTGATCCTGGTGGTGGCCCTCCTCATCTTTGGGCCCAAGAAGCTTCCCGAGCTCGGCCGTTCCCTGGGCCAGAGCATCCGGGAGTTCAAGCGGGGGGCCCAGGAGATCCGGGAGGAGCTGGAGAAGACGGTGGAGGTACGGGAAGACAAGGGCCCCGAAGGGGCTAGGTTGGCTAGGTCGGAGTTTGGGGCGGTTTCCGAGGCTTCCCCCAGCAGGACCCCTGAGGTTTCCGAAGCCCAAGAGGAGCGTAAGGCTTGA
- the glmU gene encoding bifunctional UDP-N-acetylglucosamine diphosphorylase/glucosamine-1-phosphate N-acetyltransferase GlmU, whose translation MHAHVILAAGQGTRMRSRLPKVLHPLLGKPMLAYAVETALALEPKRLVVVVGHGAEQVVEALRAYPVEVAVQEEQLGTAHALLQAEALLGGFPGPTLVTQGDTPLLRPETLRALLERVREGAGMALLTVELPDPTGYGRILRQGEEVLGNVEEKDASPEIRAIREVNAGAYAFDDLLFTALKEVRNENAAREYYLPDLIAIYRAKGRRVVAVPGVAEEALGVNTREELARVEGVLLSALRREWMRKGVRMILPESIYLEASVELAPDVTLWPGVVLKGKTQIGEGAEVGPYAILEDTLLEPGAKVLAHTVAQGAVVGRGADAGPFARLRPGAVLREGAHVGNFVEVKNSLLHPGVKAGHLAYLGDAEVGEGTNIGAGVITANFDGKRKHKTHIGKGAFIGSNAVLVAPVKVGDGAMVGAGSVITHEVPEDALAIARERQRNLLGYARKKREEG comes from the coding sequence ATGCACGCGCACGTGATCCTGGCCGCGGGGCAGGGGACCCGGATGAGATCCCGCCTGCCCAAGGTCCTCCATCCCCTCCTGGGCAAGCCCATGCTGGCCTACGCGGTGGAAACCGCCTTGGCCCTGGAGCCCAAAAGGCTCGTGGTGGTGGTGGGCCACGGGGCCGAGCAGGTGGTGGAGGCCCTAAGGGCCTACCCGGTGGAGGTGGCGGTGCAGGAGGAACAGCTGGGCACCGCCCACGCCCTTTTGCAGGCGGAGGCCCTCCTCGGGGGCTTCCCCGGCCCCACCCTGGTCACCCAAGGGGACACCCCCCTTCTCCGCCCGGAAACCCTCAGGGCCCTTCTGGAAAGGGTGCGGGAGGGGGCGGGCATGGCCCTCCTCACCGTGGAGCTTCCCGATCCCACCGGCTATGGCCGCATCCTGCGCCAGGGGGAGGAGGTTTTGGGCAACGTGGAGGAAAAGGACGCCTCCCCGGAGATTAGGGCCATCCGGGAGGTGAACGCCGGGGCCTATGCCTTTGATGACCTCCTCTTCACCGCCCTCAAGGAGGTGCGCAACGAAAACGCCGCCCGGGAGTACTACCTTCCCGACCTCATCGCCATCTACCGGGCCAAGGGGCGGAGGGTGGTGGCGGTGCCAGGGGTGGCGGAGGAGGCCCTTGGGGTGAACACCCGGGAGGAGCTGGCCCGGGTGGAGGGGGTGCTCCTTTCTGCCCTCCGCCGGGAGTGGATGCGGAAGGGGGTGCGGATGATCCTGCCCGAGAGCATCTACCTGGAGGCCAGCGTGGAGCTCGCCCCCGACGTGACCCTCTGGCCGGGGGTGGTGCTCAAGGGCAAGACCCAAATCGGGGAAGGGGCCGAGGTGGGGCCTTACGCCATCCTGGAGGACACCCTCTTGGAGCCCGGGGCCAAGGTGCTGGCCCACACCGTGGCCCAGGGGGCGGTGGTGGGCCGGGGGGCCGATGCGGGCCCCTTCGCCCGGCTACGCCCGGGGGCGGTCCTCAGGGAGGGGGCCCACGTGGGCAACTTCGTGGAGGTGAAGAATAGCCTCCTCCACCCGGGGGTCAAGGCGGGGCATCTGGCGTATTTGGGGGATGCCGAGGTGGGGGAGGGCACCAACATCGGGGCCGGGGTCATCACCGCCAACTTTGACGGCAAGCGCAAGCACAAGACCCATATCGGCAAGGGGGCCTTCATCGGCTCCAACGCCGTCTTGGTGGCCCCGGTCAAGGTGGGGGATGGGGCCATGGTGGGGGCGGGGAGCGTCATCACCCACGAGGTGCCCGAGGACGCTCTGGCCATCGCCCGGGAAAGGCAACGGAACCTGCTGGGCTACGCCCGTAAGAAACGGGAGGAGGGCTGA
- the tatC gene encoding twin-arginine translocase subunit TatC, with protein MKEAPLVEHLEELRARILWSLVAWVVGTGVAWSFRVQLLEWLKRPLDLAAKQNNIQVNLIVLDIAEPFLVSLKVAAFGGLVLALPFIVYQAWAFIAPGLYEHEKRLAGPFLLGAGFSFALGALFAYYGFLPFAIPFLLGFLGDVITPQISIGRYMGQVLMMMSVMGLVFEMPVVSYLLARLGILSSGFLARNWRVAVVLLLTLAALITPTVDVVSLSIVTGPLLLLYWVSVLVARLAERARPQEGAA; from the coding sequence TTGAAGGAAGCACCCCTGGTAGAGCACCTCGAGGAACTTAGAGCCCGCATCCTCTGGTCCCTGGTGGCCTGGGTGGTGGGCACGGGGGTGGCCTGGAGCTTCCGTGTCCAGCTTTTGGAGTGGCTGAAGCGGCCCTTGGACCTGGCGGCCAAGCAGAACAACATCCAGGTCAACCTCATCGTCTTGGACATCGCCGAGCCCTTTTTGGTCTCCTTGAAGGTGGCGGCCTTCGGGGGCCTGGTGCTGGCCTTACCCTTCATCGTCTACCAAGCCTGGGCCTTCATCGCCCCTGGCCTGTATGAGCATGAGAAGCGCCTGGCGGGGCCTTTTCTGCTGGGGGCGGGCTTCAGCTTCGCCCTGGGGGCCCTTTTCGCCTACTACGGCTTTCTGCCCTTCGCCATCCCCTTCCTCTTGGGCTTTCTGGGGGACGTCATCACCCCCCAGATCTCCATCGGCCGCTACATGGGCCAGGTCCTCATGATGATGAGCGTCATGGGCTTGGTGTTTGAGATGCCGGTGGTGAGCTACCTTTTGGCCCGGCTGGGGATCCTCTCCTCCGGCTTCTTGGCCCGCAACTGGCGGGTGGCGGTGGTCCTCCTCCTCACCCTGGCGGCGCTCATCACCCCCACGGTGGACGTGGTCTCCCTCTCCATCGTCACCGGGCCGCTCCTCCTTCTCTACTGGGTTTCCGTCTTGGTGGCTCGGCTGGCGGAAAGGGCCCGTCCCCAGGAGGGGGCCGCTTGA
- a CDS encoding bifunctional 3-deoxy-7-phosphoheptulonate synthase/chorismate mutase, producing the protein MDERILALRKEVDRVNREILRLLSERGRLVQEIGRIQTELGLPHYDPKREEEMLSYLTAENPGPFPAETIRKLFKEIFKASLDLEEKEDQKKFLYSRKHKPEPTRVRVRDVVFGEKPLLIAGPCSIESEEQMMETASFLAAKGVRVLRGGAFKPRTSPYGFQGLGVEGLRIGRRAADAHGMVFVTEVMDTRDVEVVAEYADILQVGARNMQNFALLKEVGRSGRPVLLKRGLSATMEEWFYAAEYILSQGNEQVILAERGIRTFERWTRNTLDLSAVALAKQETHLPVVVDVTHAAGRTDLLAPLARAALAVGADGVHVEVHPNPKVALSDNQQQMDFRQFEAFLQAIEDLLGA; encoded by the coding sequence ATGGACGAGCGCATCCTGGCCCTCAGAAAAGAGGTGGACCGGGTGAACCGGGAAATCCTGCGCCTCCTTTCCGAACGGGGGAGGCTGGTGCAGGAGATCGGCCGCATCCAGACGGAACTGGGCCTGCCCCACTACGACCCCAAGCGGGAGGAGGAGATGCTCTCCTACCTCACCGCGGAAAACCCCGGCCCCTTTCCTGCGGAAACCATCCGGAAGCTTTTTAAGGAGATCTTCAAGGCCAGCCTGGACCTCGAGGAGAAGGAGGACCAAAAGAAGTTCCTCTACTCCCGGAAACACAAGCCCGAGCCCACCCGGGTGCGGGTGCGGGACGTGGTCTTTGGGGAGAAGCCCCTCCTCATCGCTGGGCCCTGCTCCATCGAGTCCGAGGAGCAGATGATGGAAACCGCAAGCTTCCTGGCCGCCAAAGGGGTTAGGGTCTTGAGGGGTGGGGCCTTCAAGCCCAGGACGAGCCCCTACGGCTTCCAGGGCCTGGGGGTGGAGGGTCTTAGGATCGGCCGCCGGGCGGCGGACGCCCACGGCATGGTCTTCGTCACCGAGGTCATGGACACCCGGGACGTGGAGGTGGTGGCGGAGTACGCGGACATCCTGCAGGTGGGGGCCCGCAACATGCAGAACTTCGCCCTCCTCAAGGAGGTGGGCCGCTCGGGGAGGCCCGTCCTCCTCAAGCGGGGGCTTTCCGCCACCATGGAGGAATGGTTCTACGCCGCCGAGTACATCCTTTCCCAGGGCAACGAGCAGGTGATCCTGGCGGAAAGGGGGATCCGCACCTTTGAGCGCTGGACGCGAAACACCCTGGACCTCTCCGCCGTGGCCTTGGCCAAGCAGGAGACCCACCTGCCGGTGGTGGTGGACGTGACCCACGCCGCCGGGCGCACGGACCTCCTGGCCCCCCTGGCCCGGGCGGCCCTGGCGGTGGGGGCCGACGGGGTGCACGTGGAGGTCCACCCCAACCCCAAGGTGGCCCTTTCCGACAACCAGCAGCAGATGGACTTCCGGCAGTTTGAGGCCTTCTTGCAGGCCATAGAGGACCTCCTAGGGGCGTGA